One window of Halichondria panicea chromosome 7, odHalPani1.1, whole genome shotgun sequence genomic DNA carries:
- the LOC135338532 gene encoding tight junction protein ZO-1-like, translated as MLGSVWWVGVMNLSCPILEPSSVNQGGPAEDKIKVGDILESVNGINLDNADHREAVRAVKETKRTLSIIFRQRKSAYPIVMGIVQSVTSVPHPPPPQVAVANTETLEYSLYVTSKEI; from the exons AT gctGGGTTCAGTTTGGTGGGTGGGCGTGATGAACCTCAGCTGCCCAATCCTGGAACCTTCATCGGTGAATCAGGGCGGACCTGCCGAAGATAAAATAAA ggttGGAGACATCCTAGAGTCAGTGAACGGCATCAATCTGGACAATGCCGACCACAGAGAGGCAGTGAGGGCAGTCAAAGAGACGAAGAGGACCCTCAGCATT ATCTTCCGTCAGCGTAAGAGTGCGTATCCCATCGTCATGGGTATCGTACAATCAGTGACCTCTgtaccccacccaccccctcctcaAGTGGCAGTGGCCAACACTGAGACACTCGAGTATTCTCTCTACGTCACGAGCAAAGAGA TCTGA